From a single Cydia amplana chromosome 22, ilCydAmpl1.1, whole genome shotgun sequence genomic region:
- the LOC134658516 gene encoding uncharacterized protein LOC134658516, with the protein MTDRKSRSTPFMKQCLVTAAVGINMIGCGAFFGFPGILLPQLQGPGSLIRMTENQASWLASVGSIPMIFGNFLVPSIMTRAGRKVAIYCVILILILSWFTLSLATSYEVGPGWDGYP; encoded by the exons ATGACGGACAGAAAAAGTAGGTCTACTCCATTTATGAAACAA TGCCTGGTGACTGCAGCAGTCGGCATCAACATGATCGGCTGCGGCGCCTTCTTTGGCTTCCCAGGGATCCTGTTGCCACAGCTACAGGGCCCAGGGTCGCTCATCAGAATGACTGAGAACcaggcatcttggctag CTTCTGTGGGGTCAATTCCCATGATCTTCGGCAACTTCCTGGTCCCATCGATAATGACGCGCGCAGGACGCAAAGTGGCGATCTACTGTGTGATCCTGATCCTGATCCTGAGCTGGTTCACACTCAGTCTGGCTACTAGCTATGAGGTAGGCCCGGGATGGGATGGCTATCCCTGA